One Paracoccaceae bacterium genomic region harbors:
- a CDS encoding TetR family transcriptional regulator: protein MSTARKTRAETAQDTADALVTAARAAFATEGYAAVSLDTLAERAGVTRGALHHHFGNKAGLFEAVLRRVDGELAQAMQAEWELAAEPWDGFRRCYHRYLDAALAPGARRILFCDAPAVLGLKAVDILLESGFGELVADLQTHVAAGRVRPLDPVALAHMLNGATIQLAFWAAEAPDGEDRLPRAHATLAALFDGLTVQTTARLS, encoded by the coding sequence GCCCGAAAGACGCGCGCCGAGACCGCGCAGGATACTGCCGACGCGTTGGTGACCGCCGCTCGCGCGGCCTTTGCGACCGAAGGATATGCGGCGGTGTCCCTCGACACGCTGGCCGAACGGGCCGGGGTGACGCGCGGCGCGCTTCACCACCACTTCGGCAACAAGGCCGGCCTGTTCGAGGCGGTGCTGCGCCGCGTCGACGGCGAACTGGCCCAGGCCATGCAGGCGGAATGGGAACTTGCGGCCGAGCCCTGGGACGGGTTCCGCCGGTGCTATCACCGGTATCTGGATGCCGCACTTGCGCCCGGCGCCCGGCGCATCCTGTTCTGCGATGCCCCTGCGGTGCTGGGTCTGAAGGCCGTGGACATCCTGCTCGAGTCCGGGTTCGGTGAACTGGTGGCCGACCTGCAGACGCATGTCGCCGCGGGACGGGTGCGACCGCTGGACCCGGTGGCCCTGGCGCACATGCTGAACGGCGCCACGATCCAGCTTGCGTTCTGGGCGGCCGAGGCCCCCGATGGCGAGGACCGGTTGCCCCGCGCCCATGCGACGCTGGCCGCCTTGTTCGACGGCCTGACGGTTCAGACCACCGCGCGGTTGTCGTAG